The Rosa rugosa chromosome 3, drRosRugo1.1, whole genome shotgun sequence sequence atgattaaattgaaactagagggactaacatgatgacgacccctaacctcaggggggtaaactgaaattagtccttaaTCTATTCTTGACCAATTATTTTCATTCACACCGCAACACCATTTTAAGAGTTCAAACATAAATGAACCACAATTACCATTTGGGTAACACTCTACTTACCTCAGGTTAAGTGCATAAGTTGACCAGTGCTCCTTTGCTGATGTCTACAAAAGCTCTTGACCACAAAAGGTACGGTTTAGGGTAATCATGACACTACCTGGAGagtcatatatttttttttcaataatggagtttggaacccagtcaagctgCGAGTCTCAGCCACACACTTATGTTATTGTTCATTATATTTTGACGCATTAGGGGGGACGTAATATCTATACGCTGAGCGTTCATAGAAGCACTGCAATTATAATCAGATAGGACATCTTGTAAAAATTAGAGACCTCATCTAAAGACAGATCAATAGTATGATCTAAACTAGAAAAGTAAGTCAATCTATATGCTACATTGTTTGCTGCTTCACAAAAAATATGTCGAATTCTAACAAAATCAAAGGCTTGCAAATAAGCTTTACAATCATAAAAAATATGACTAACCTCAGAGTTATATATCTTTGCTACATAACATTCTCGTTTGTTTTTCTTGGTTACAAACTTACAACTAAGCCTAAATAGGCTCAGAAaaagcaaaaataaaaacaactaatCTATTGGCCCAACAGGAGGAAGAAGGTCAAAAACCACCTGACCATACTTATGATTGGTGCTTTTCTTAGCTAAGAATCAGCAAACCATATTGGACTCCTAGTAAGTATGCCTCAAGATTTTCATAAGAGTTTGCAGCATTCAAACTTTGGCATAGTACTTTGAGTTTATTAGATTTATACAAATCTATAAAGAAACTAATTTTATGTCTGATGATAGCCACTTAGGTCATAATGTTCACGATATTTCAGTTTGATTCAACTGCTTACGTTTTTTAGTGTCTCATGTGTCTCATTTAGATCAATTGGTTGAGGATTGTGTTCGTCAACttgttttgtaattttattttcttcataaagaatataaaaaaaaaagaaatttgagCACACTTGATTGGTTACTTCCACGCAAGAAACCAGTTATTTTGCAAGCAATGTATATGTCGTTTGCATGCCCACAACTTCAAACAATATACTATCCATTGGCAGCCGAACTGTTAATGACCTCATCATGCTTACAAAATGCAATTGAGAATGATAAATTCAGTATTTGCATATAGAATCTTAAAACTAAATGTAATTCTTGCTAATGatggttaaaaaaaataaaaaaataaaaaactaactaactaaaagaaaaacaagaggaCCTGTAAATGCTGGTTTTGTGCGCTATTTCTCTCATCCTAGTCTCATTCCTTGGAGGTGGAAGATTCGGTGGCTTAATGGCATTAACACTGCTAGCAGACTACAGGTAGGTTACTCATGTTTTTAGAGAAGGAAGTGTGCCAGCTGATGTGCTAGCAAGTTATGGTGCTTCGCATAAGGTACTCACCATTGGGCAGCGGTGCCTCAATTCTTAGCCCTATCTTATGGACGTGACTTTTTGGTGTTTCTTGCATATGTGTGAATGTTACATGTTGTTATATATAAGTTTCATTACAAATTCAACCGATCGATACTCCCATGCCAGCAATCTCTGCTATTCTTCACATCGaccattttttttccctttctgatgacaaaaaaaaaagtatttgtAAATGGGTAATTATGAAAATATATAACAAGAGTTACAAGACATGTCAGTCAAAAAAAAGAGTTACAAGACATGTTAAATATGAAAATCTAATCCGACTGTTAttctaaattttaattttcatcGATTATTAATTTGTGTTCAGTGCATGTATGAATGCCACTTGTTTACATTTTAAATTCAACCGATGGATACTCCAAGCAATCTCTGCAATTTTTCACATCgaccattttttttatttttgccttatttatctatttatttctCAAACTAGACAACAAAAAACAGTCTCCATcgccaaacaaaaaaaacaaagaaacaacaaaaaaacaatCGCCGACCCAATCAGAACGAACACACAGAAGCATCACCTAACCACCATTCAACTCCCGCACTCCACATCCACCACGCGGCTCCCTCCCATTGGTCAATCATTACCCACTCCCTTAAGCAATTCACCTGCAACAATCTCCTACCTCACCCCCTAAAAATCCGCGTCCTCCTCCCAATCTCAACCGTCAATAACACCGAATCTCTCCTCTGACTCGCCCCAAACGTTCAAGATCCCCCAACCACCCAAACCATACCGCAGCTGATTACACACCCCCGAGGTCATCGCCTACCTTATAAACAGGGTTAACAGAGAGGTTGGCATAGCTACCATTCCAGTTTCTCAACATGGatcgaattctctctctcttcctcttctcttctctcctcttcttcctgGCTCGCGCCGACGTGGACGGCGGCGATCCGTTGATCCGTCAAGTCGTGGACGGCGGCGATGATGAAGCCCctcaccaccatcaccaccaccacgatCACGACGGCGAACAGATGCTCGGAGCCGAGCACCACTTCTCGCTGTTCAAGAGCAAATTCGGCAAGTCGTACGCGAGCCAGGAGGAGCACGACTACAGGTTCGAGGTGTTCAAGACCAACATGAGGAGGGCCAAGAGGCACCAGCGAATGGACCCGACGGCCCAACACGGAGTGACTCGGTTCTCCGATTTGACTCCGGCCGAGTTCAGGAGAAGCCATTTGGGGCTCCGAGGGCTGAGGCTGCCGGCCGATGCCAACACCGCTCCGATTCTGCCTACCGAGAATCTGCCTGAGGATTTTGATTGGAGAGAGCATGGAGCAGTTACTGAAGTCAAAAATCAGGTCTTTAATTCAACTTTAATTAGGGTTCAGGTTAATTACGTTATTTAGATAATGACTTAATTAATTTGGGAATTTTGTGTTTTTTGGGAAATTAGGGTTCGTGCGGGTCGTGCTGGAGTTTCAGCACCACAGGAGCGTTGGAAGGTGCACACTTCCTTTCGACTGGGGAGCTTGTGAGCCTCAGCGAGCAGCAGCTTGTGGATTGCGATCACgaggtttgactttttttttcttttttttttttcaattatagtTTGCAAGTATGAGAATAAATCTTTGAGCTTGAATATTCTGGTTGATCTTTTGGTAATTagcaaaacaaaagaagattgTTTGGATTTTATTAGCGAATAATCCCTTTTACCTAGAATTTATATGAATTAGCTTTGTTTAGTACCATCAAGGTAATTGACTGGGATCCATGTGAGTCCCACATGGAATGAGATATGGGAGATGCTTACTGGTATGTGTTCAGGGGCTAGTGGACACTTTGGACGGAGTGGTTCTTGCTTTTGATTAGTAAATGACAAACTAAGCTAGATGCCATGCTTCACAATAGACTGTTAGGATTGGAAGTTCATCATCAGAGAGATGCATATACCttgccttttgttttctttgtttatcaAGTCAAATGCAGTCTAGGCTCTAGCTAGCTTCATTTAATCTTTTTGAATGTTGAATTCCTACAGGCATAAGCCAAATAGAAACAAGAATAACAAGAACAACAAAGCCTAATGGTCCAACTAGTGTACAAATATCCTGCTCCTATTGGCATgcaaaatttttaaaatttattgACCTACATCAAGTTAATACATTTTGTATGCAGTAATACTGGCTAACATTTAACATCAAGTTAAGGACTTGAGTGTACAAATTACAAATGTGGGTTCAAGTTTTGCATATCATTCTGTATTTATTGCTTATTTGCCTTGGAAATGTGGATTTGAGCTTTGGATAGGATGTGACCTAGAAAAGGGAAGGTTCCTCAATTGCTGTCTCTTACTCATGTGTATTAATTTTGGCAGTGTGATCCAGAGGAGGCAGGTTCATGCGACGCTGGTTGCAATGGTGGGCTCATGAACAGCGCCTTTGAGTACACACTCAAAGCTGGTGGACTTATGAAGGAAAAAGATTATCCGTACACTGGTACTGATCGTGGAACCTGCAAGTTTGACAAGACCAAAATTGCAGCCAAAGTTTCCAACTTCAGTGTTGTCTCCCTTGATGAAGATCAAATTGCTGCCAATCTTGTTAAGAATGGCCCTCTTGCAGGTAATTTATTAAGATTTGTGTTTTTTGTCCTCTTCCcatctctttcaaaaaaaaaaaaaaattatttctcacATTCTATGATACAGGAATATTTCCAAGTAAGAATAGTTATCAGAGGCTGTTATTAACTCTTGAATTGTTTAAATGCAGTGGCTATTAATGCTGTGTTCATGCAAACATATGTTGGTGGAGTGTCATGCCCCTACATTTGCTCAAAGAGGTTGGACCATGGAGTTTTGTTAGTTGGTTATGGTGCGTCTGCCTACGCACCCGTCAGAATGAAGGAGAAGCCATACTGGATCATAAAGAACTCATGGGGCGAGAACTGGGGAGAGAAGGGATTCTACAAAATCTGCAGGGGCCGTAATATCTGTGGCGTGGACTCCATGGTTTCAACTGTTGCTGCAGTTGAGCTATAGGTGTCAATCATAAGTTATGATTATTGCAGTCCTGTTTGTATTTTGTATATACAAGGATTATATGACATTTACTGGGCAACTCCATAGGCGACTTCCAAATAATCATGTGTATCTATTCTTTGGGGTGTCCAAACAGCCTAAATGTCCTTTTTATGTGGCATGTGTTTGTAATGTTAGTTCTTCCAACTTTCATTTGGAGCTTTTATATGTTAAGCTATGGATATACACTACAAGTGCGTAGATCATTATATATCTTATGTTTCTCGACTTTCTTGCCTTGCCTACAGACTACTTTTATACGATGTAATCACGTATCTATACTCTTGCATCCCTTCCAAACTTAGCGCAAGGGCACATAGAATACTTATAATCGGCTCCGCCCCTGCTCCAAAATTACATGCACTCATATCAGGAACACGTAACTTAAATATTATTTAAGCACAGGCTAAAGCATATGGGATTACTAAGATCCAATCACAAAATTCACTGTTACAGCGAGTAttcaaataaaatatttttgggGGAGCAAGCTTAGATAGAAGACAACTCGATCAAGAGGAACAAAGATCATGTAACAAATCAATGAAAGAAGGGTTGTTATAGAAATGAAACTGATGATGAGTGAGTTAGAATTCAGAAAACAATAACACAACTGAAACAGATTAAGGGGAACTATTGGATGTACATACCTCAGTCAATTTGTTTCGATACTGTGCTCATCCTCCCTGAAAATCCATAAGCTTCCATTCCAAATGAATAACAATCTCGACAACGCCTGCATCACCCAAACCCAAAATCAGTGACATGCAACGATTGAAAATGAgtttgaagaaaagaaagaattaaTGGGTTCTATGCAGCTTCAATGTAAAAATGTTGCACCTTTCTCTTGGAATCTTAGGAACTTACTATGTCGCATAACCTGGAATTTCGAATCCCGAAGGCTCTTCCTCTTCATTCTTCTTCCCCT is a genomic window containing:
- the LOC133736434 gene encoding cysteine protease RD19A-like, with the translated sequence MDRILSLFLFSSLLFFLARADVDGGDPLIRQVVDGGDDEAPHHHHHHHDHDGEQMLGAEHHFSLFKSKFGKSYASQEEHDYRFEVFKTNMRRAKRHQRMDPTAQHGVTRFSDLTPAEFRRSHLGLRGLRLPADANTAPILPTENLPEDFDWREHGAVTEVKNQGSCGSCWSFSTTGALEGAHFLSTGELVSLSEQQLVDCDHECDPEEAGSCDAGCNGGLMNSAFEYTLKAGGLMKEKDYPYTGTDRGTCKFDKTKIAAKVSNFSVVSLDEDQIAANLVKNGPLAVAINAVFMQTYVGGVSCPYICSKRLDHGVLLVGYGASAYAPVRMKEKPYWIIKNSWGENWGEKGFYKICRGRNICGVDSMVSTVAAVEL